In a genomic window of Apteryx mantelli isolate bAptMan1 chromosome 2, bAptMan1.hap1, whole genome shotgun sequence:
- the DCLK3 gene encoding serine/threonine-protein kinase DCLK3, translating into MPAAAPPPLQPPAGSCCPYGHCAGHRGLFDHTSHNPSSKVKERKLQGTSSVDQGNFGKPCLSANSYSSPFFNRRNGFHTIHSEHSPVKPRIVTVVKPSGHALRKITLLLNRRSVQTFEQLIADISEALGFPRWKNDRVRKLYNLRGREIRSVSDFFRDGDAFIAVGREQLTLKNLELVIQELYPDNPYAVSAIQQNEEQSQKLKSRLYDKASKVDSGFDETEVAKNCSDAVSPKLIARCEGKSQAKTRQEGKMKTKKKWTRESWDGEQGVKPSRKAREGERHCNQEKSPEKRIEESSEEVTRCEKCQWERQARQKLQKERQAETSFENRDLNTGTCQRYHVERNAKARNCRKSSEISLEAEKVGLKDNGCRRTWKHLHRNINEELEKQKRSIEKERGLERHENHEKGVVKIKKNAVEARQVTCEVKEENGSSCITNQSGWLMKDTPKDAEKPLKIHREGREGQRTKEEGARREGDILHRDNDVRRPEKAGERRMNKEENKAQGLEDTSRRHAIKSRTDVENHYEIGRTIGDGNFAVVKECRHCISQEIYAMKIVDKSKLKGKEDMMESEILIIRSLSHPNIVSLIEVYETEAEIYLILEYVPGGDLFDAIIESVKFTEHDAAVMITDLCEALVYIHSKNIVHRDLKPENLLVQHNADKSTTLKLADFGLAKQVTKPIFTVCGTPTYVAPEILAEKGYGLEVDMWAAGVILYILLCGFPPFRSQERDQEELFQIIQLGHYEFLSPYWDNISAAAKDLITRLLIVDPQKRYTARQVLQHPWIRTAGKTNNRNLQREVTKNIERHFRTQRRKEAADEDT; encoded by the exons GACATCGAGGCTTGTTTGACCATACATCACACAATCCAAGTTcaaaagtaaaggaaaggaaactACAAGGGACTTCTTCTGTTGATCAAGGAAACTTTGGAAAACCATGTTTGAGTGCAAATAGTTATAGTTCACCATTTTTTAATCGCCGGAATGGTTTTCACACAATACATTCAGAGCATAGCCCTGTGAAGCCAAGGATTGTTACTGTGGTGAAACCCAGTGGACATGCACTCAGAAAGATAACCTTGCTTCTGAACAGAAGATCGGTCCAGACTTTTGAACAGCTGATAGCTGACATTTCAGAAGCTCTGGGATTTCCACGCTGGAAGAATGACCGTGTGAGAAAGCTTTACAATCTGAGAGGTAGAGAAATCCGAAGCGTTTCTGACTTCTTCAGGGATGGTGACGCCTTCATAGCTGTGGGGAGAGAGCAGCTCACTTTGAAGAATCTGGAACTGGTAATACAAGAACTTTATCCGGATAATCCTTATGCTGTCAGTGCAATTCAGCAGAATGAGGAGCAGTCCCAAAAACTGAAGAGCAGGCTGTATGACAAGGCTTCAAAAGTGGACAGTGGCTTTGATGAGACAGAAGTtgccaagaactgcagtgatGCCGTGTCTCCCAAACTGATAGCCAGATGTGAAGGAAAAAGTCAAGCCAAGacaaggcaagagggaaagatgaaaaccaaaaaaaagtggACTAGAGAAAGCTGGGATGGTGAGCAAGGGGTGAAGCCTTCTAGAAAAGCCCGAGAAGGTGAGAGGCACTGTAACCAAGAGAAGAGTCCTGAGAAAAGAATAGAAGAGAGTTCAGAGGAAGTAACGAGATGTGAGAAGTGTCAATGGGAAAGGCAGGCCAGACAAAAGTTACAAAAGGAAAGGCAGGCTGAGACCTCATTTGAGAACAGAGACCTCAACACAGGCACATGTCAGAGGTACCATGTAGAAAGGAATGCAAAAGCCAGGAATTGCCGAAAATCTTCAGAAATTTCTCTGGAAGCTGAGAAAGTTGGACTGAAAGATAATGGCTGTAGGAGGACATGGAAGCACTTACATAGGAACATTAATGAAGAGctggaaaagcaaaaaaggagCATTGAGAAGGAAAGGGGTCTAGAGAGGCATGAAAACCATGAGAAAGGAGTAGTAAAAATCAAGAAGAATGCTGTAGAAGCACGGCAGGTAACttgtgaagtgaaggaagagaatggaAGTAGCTGCATAACTAACCAAAGTGGTTGGCTAATGAAAGATACTCCAAAAGATGCAGAGAAACCATTGAAAATACACAGGGAGGGCAGAGAAGGGCAAAGGACTAAAGAGGAGGGTGCCAGAAGAGAGGGGGATATTCTACACAGGGACAATGACGTGAGACGACCAGAAAAAGCAGGAGAGCGcagaatgaataaagaggaaaacAAGGCTCAGGGACTGGAAGACACAAGCCGGAGGCATGCTATTAAAAGCAGAACTGATGTGGAAAACCACTATGAGATTGGCAGGACCATTGGGGATGGGAATTTTGCAGTGGTGAAGGAATGTCGCCACTGCATCTCCCAGGAGATCTATGCCATGAAAATTGTTGATAAGTCCAAGCTGAAGGGGAAGGAGGACATGATGGAAAGTGAGATTCTGATCATCAGGAGTCTTTCTCATCCCAATATAGTAAGCTTAATTGAAGTGTATGAAACAGAGGCTGAGATTTATCTAATCCTGGAGTATGTCCCAGGTGGGGACTTATTTGATGCAATCATAGAAAGTGTGAAGTTCACAGAACACGATGCTGCTGTCATGATCACTGACCTGTGCGAAGCATTGGTTTATATTCACAGCAAAAACATTGTTCACAGAGACCTCAAACCAGAGAATCTTTTG GTTCAGCATAATGCAGATAAATCTACTACACTGAAACTAGCAGATTTTGGCCTTGCAAAGCAGGTTACAAAACCCATATTTACTGTGTGTGGAACACCAACATATGTTGCCCCTGAAATACTTGCTGAGAAGG GTTATGGGCTTGAAGTTGATATGTGGGCAGCTGGTGTGATCCTTTACATTCTCCTCTGCGGTTTTCCCCCTTTTCGCAGTCAGGAACGTGATCAAGAAGAGCTGTTTCAGATTATACAGCTGGGTCATTATGAGTTCCTTTCCCCATACTGGGACAATATTTCTGCAG CAGCAAAAGACCTCATAACCAGGCTGTTGATAGTGGATCCCCAAAAGCGCTACACAGCACGACAAGTGCTTCAGCATCCTTGGATCAGAACAGCTGGAAAAACTAACAACAGAAATTTGCAGAGGGAAGTGACAAAAAATATTGAGCGTCATTTCCGGACCCAGCGCCGCAAGGAAGCTGCAGATGAGGACACCTGA